A genomic window from Salvelinus alpinus chromosome 10, SLU_Salpinus.1, whole genome shotgun sequence includes:
- the rnf32 gene encoding RING finger protein 32 isoform X2 has product MRKGLNSKATSGKLAITSVALQDHIARNLLLQNLSLCDPVKTRWCRRAATETHCKRNHGTVKQKGPQQHDGEEKEYVLDPAAPPLTLAQKLGLVQSPARKLTVDEWSRVKSRSIHEGDSKQPCVICREEFRLQTQVLLSCSHVFHRACLQAFERFSGRKCCPMCRKEQYETRVIHDGARLFKERCAIRIQACWRGYVVRKWYGHMRKTVPPKDKQLRRRFFETKVIQRDTRDCPICLTALCSARLETEAGRTLAQHHSNRRTVLLSCSHLFHQPCLEAFEAFCVEGRPTCPLCRSPYHKILV; this is encoded by the exons ATGCGGAAG GGCTTGAACTCAAAAGCAACCAGTGGAAAGTTAGCAATCACCTCAGTTGCTCTTCAAGACCATATCGCACGAAACTTACTGCTTCAGAATTTGTCACTGTGTGACCCTGTGAAGACAAGATGGTGCCGAAGAGCCGCCACTGAAACACACTGCAAACGAAACCATGGAACTGTGAAACAGAAAGGGCCCCAGCAACAcgatggagaggagaaagagtatGTGCTTGACCCAGCAGCTCCACCACTGACATTAG CCCAGAAATTGGGTTTGGTGCAGTCCCCGGCCAGAAAACTGACGGTAGATGAATGGAGTCGGGTCAAGTCGAGGTCTATTCATGAAGGGGACTCCAAGCAGCCCTGTGTGATCTGCAGGGAGGAGTTTCGCTTACAGACTCAG GTTTTGCTCTCCTGCTCCCATGTGTTTCACAGAGCCTGTCTGCAGGCTTTTGAGAGGTTTTCAGGCAGGAAGTGCTGTCCTATGTGCAGGAAGGAGCAGTATGAGACCAGAGTGATCCACGATGGAGCTCGCCTCTTCAAAGAGAGGTGTGCCATCAG AATTCAAGCGTGTTGGCGTGGCTATGTTGTTCGGAAGTGGTACGGACATATGAGGAAAACAGTTCCCCCAAAAGACAAACAGCTACGACGAAGATTCTTTGAGACAAAG GTCATCCAGAGAGATACACGGGACTGTCCCATCTGTCTCACCGCTCTGTGCAGCGCCAGACTAGAGACGGAGGCAGGGAGGACACTCGCCCAACACCACAGCAACAGACGCACTGTGCTCCTGTCCTGCTCACACCTCTTCCACCAGCCCTGCCTGGAAGCCTTCGAAGCCTTCTGTGTGGAGGGCCGACCTACATGTCCTCTGTGCAGGTCTCCCTACCACAAAATACTGGTCTGA
- the rnf32 gene encoding RING finger protein 32 isoform X1 codes for MRKGLNSKATSGKLAITSVALQDHIARNLLLQNLSLCDPVKTRWCRRAATETHCKRNHGTVKQKGPQQHDGEEKEYVLDPAAPPLTLAQKLGLVQSPARKLTVDEWSRVKSRSIHEGDSKQPCVICREEFRLQTQVLLSCSHVFHRACLQAFERFSGRKCCPMCRKEQYETRVIHDGARLFKERCAIRIQACWRGYVVRKWYGHMRKTVPPKDKQLRRRFFETKLQELNDSFVQYCHTDVEAFLNDIDQSVSSSRRVFHQFEREHISEPQEDDWQKIQEKVIQRDTRDCPICLTALCSARLETEAGRTLAQHHSNRRTVLLSCSHLFHQPCLEAFEAFCVEGRPTCPLCRSPYHKILV; via the exons ATGCGGAAG GGCTTGAACTCAAAAGCAACCAGTGGAAAGTTAGCAATCACCTCAGTTGCTCTTCAAGACCATATCGCACGAAACTTACTGCTTCAGAATTTGTCACTGTGTGACCCTGTGAAGACAAGATGGTGCCGAAGAGCCGCCACTGAAACACACTGCAAACGAAACCATGGAACTGTGAAACAGAAAGGGCCCCAGCAACAcgatggagaggagaaagagtatGTGCTTGACCCAGCAGCTCCACCACTGACATTAG CCCAGAAATTGGGTTTGGTGCAGTCCCCGGCCAGAAAACTGACGGTAGATGAATGGAGTCGGGTCAAGTCGAGGTCTATTCATGAAGGGGACTCCAAGCAGCCCTGTGTGATCTGCAGGGAGGAGTTTCGCTTACAGACTCAG GTTTTGCTCTCCTGCTCCCATGTGTTTCACAGAGCCTGTCTGCAGGCTTTTGAGAGGTTTTCAGGCAGGAAGTGCTGTCCTATGTGCAGGAAGGAGCAGTATGAGACCAGAGTGATCCACGATGGAGCTCGCCTCTTCAAAGAGAGGTGTGCCATCAG AATTCAAGCGTGTTGGCGTGGCTATGTTGTTCGGAAGTGGTACGGACATATGAGGAAAACAGTTCCCCCAAAAGACAAACAGCTACGACGAAGATTCTTTGAGACAAAG TTGCAGGAGTTGAATGACAGCTTTGTCCAATACTGTCATACGGACGTAGAGGCTTTCCTGAACGATATCGACCAGTCGGTGTCATCGAGTAGAAGAGTGTTCCATCAGTTTGAGAGAGAGCACATCTCGGAGCCGCAGGAAGACGACTGGCAGAAAATACAGGAAAAG GTCATCCAGAGAGATACACGGGACTGTCCCATCTGTCTCACCGCTCTGTGCAGCGCCAGACTAGAGACGGAGGCAGGGAGGACACTCGCCCAACACCACAGCAACAGACGCACTGTGCTCCTGTCCTGCTCACACCTCTTCCACCAGCCCTGCCTGGAAGCCTTCGAAGCCTTCTGTGTGGAGGGCCGACCTACATGTCCTCTGTGCAGGTCTCCCTACCACAAAATACTGGTCTGA